The genomic region TTGATCCACTGGCAGTAAAACTTATTGAAGGAGCATTCAGAGAGGGAGATGTTGTGGAAGTGGATTTCAAAGATGGTAAAATTATATTTGATAAAGTTGTTTTGGCAGAAGCAGCCTAAAAATTAGGAGGTGTAAAATGGCTATTGTAAAATGGAGTCCTTTAAAAGAGATTGAGGAGATAAGAAAGGAAATGGACAGGCTTTTTGAAGAGTTTCTCTCACCTGTTCGGAGGAAAAGGGCTGTTAGCAGTGAGGGAATTATTTCTCCCAATGTGGATATTTTTGAGAGAGGAAATGAGCTGGTTATTCAGGTAGAAATTCCAGGGGTTGACAAACAGGATATAGATTTAACAATTACTGATGATAGACTCATAATCAAAGGAGAAATTAAAAAACCTGAAGGTGTTTCTGAAGAAGACTATATTTTGAATGAAAGAAGCTATGGTCCTTTTTCAAGAACTATCAATTTGCCAGCAGATGTTGATAAATCTTCTGTCAAGGCAAATCTAAATAATGGCTTACTTGAGATAGTTATTTTAAGAAAAGAGGAAGCAAAGCCAAGAGAGATAAAGATTCCACTGGAGTGAATTTAAATATATTCATAACTGTCCTGAGCTTGCTCACTGGCAGGCTCAGGATTTCGTTCTTTGATTATGAATATAGGAATTTCAAGATTGACAAAATAATAAAGAAAAATTTATTTTAAAAAAGTTGTTTACAAAATTTTTGTGGAGGTAAAAATGGCTGAAGGTATTTTAGAACTTACAAGTGCTAAATGGGAAACAGAAGTTTTAAACTCAAAAGGTATAATAATGGTAGATTTCTGGGCACCATGGTGTGGTCCCTGCAGAATAATTGCACCAACAATAGAGGAACTTGCCAAAGAATATGAAGGAAAAATCAAAGTAGGAAAACTTAATACAGATGAAAATCCAGATATTGCAACACGCTATGGAATTATGGGCATTCCCACAATAATGTTTTTCAAAGATGGTCAAAGGGTTGACCAGATCGTTGGAGTTGTT from Thermodesulfovibrio sp. 3907-1M harbors:
- the trxA gene encoding thioredoxin, whose amino-acid sequence is MAEGILELTSAKWETEVLNSKGIIMVDFWAPWCGPCRIIAPTIEELAKEYEGKIKVGKLNTDENPDIATRYGIMGIPTIMFFKDGQRVDQIVGVVPKSILKSKLDSLLNS
- a CDS encoding Hsp20/alpha crystallin family protein — encoded protein: MAIVKWSPLKEIEEIRKEMDRLFEEFLSPVRRKRAVSSEGIISPNVDIFERGNELVIQVEIPGVDKQDIDLTITDDRLIIKGEIKKPEGVSEEDYILNERSYGPFSRTINLPADVDKSSVKANLNNGLLEIVILRKEEAKPREIKIPLE